The region GGGACCTCGCGCCGCGCTTGACCGGCGCGGAGCGTTATGGTTCCCCTGCTCTCAAGCATGAAACGACGCGTTTCGTGTCGTCACCTCTTCCGGTCGTGCGCGGTCCTCGCGCCCCTTAATGGCCGGCTCCCGACTTTCGCGCCTCGTGCGCACCGCCAATCGCCGCCCGAAGTCCTTTCGGTCCGGCATTCATAAAAGACCCAAGGCCCGTGTCGCACGGGTCCGCATACCCCTGAGTTCGATATGCAAGACGAATCCTTCCCCGAAAACGAAACTCCTGAAACCCTCGCGGCCACCGAAGCGGCGGCCGAAGAGACGATCCTGGACGCGGACGGCGGCGACGATGAAGGCGACGACAACGCCGAGATCGTGGCGGCCATCGCCGAGCTGGGCATCACCCGCATGTCCCTGCAGGAGCTGAAGGAGAAATCCCCGGCCGACCTGGTGGCCCTGGCCGAGCGTCTCGAGATCGAGAACGCCAGCTCCATGCGCAAGCAGGACATGATGTTCGGCATCCTGAAGACCCTCGCCGAGGAAGGCGTGGAGATCTTCGGTTCGGGCACCATGGAAGTGCTGCAGGACGGCTTCGGCTTCCTGCGCAGCCCGGAAGCCAACTATCTGCCCGGTCCGGACGACATCTATGTCTCGCCCTCGCAGATCCGCAAATTCGGCCTGCGCACCGGCGACAGCATCGAGGGCGCCATCCGCGCGCCACGTGAGGGCGAACGCTATTTCGCCCTGACCAGCGTGCTGAAGGTCAATTTCGAGAACCCCGACAACGTCCGCCACAAGGTCGCCTTCGACAACCTGACGCCGCTGTATCCCGACGAGCGCCTGGTCATGGAGATGCCCGATCCGACCCTGAAGGATCGCTCGGGCCGCGTGATCGACATCGTCGCGCCGCTCGGCAAGGGCCAGCGCTGCCTGATCGTCGCCCCGCCGCGCGTGGGTAAGACGGTGATGCTGCAAAACATCGCCAAGTCGATCGAGACCAATCATCCCGAGTGCTACCTGATCGTCCTGCTGATCGACGAGCGCCCGGAAGAAGTGACCGACAT is a window of Caulobacter sp. NIBR2454 DNA encoding:
- the rho gene encoding transcription termination factor Rho, whose translation is MQDESFPENETPETLAATEAAAEETILDADGGDDEGDDNAEIVAAIAELGITRMSLQELKEKSPADLVALAERLEIENASSMRKQDMMFGILKTLAEEGVEIFGSGTMEVLQDGFGFLRSPEANYLPGPDDIYVSPSQIRKFGLRTGDSIEGAIRAPREGERYFALTSVLKVNFENPDNVRHKVAFDNLTPLYPDERLVMEMPDPTLKDRSGRVIDIVAPLGKGQRCLIVAPPRVGKTVMLQNIAKSIETNHPECYLIVLLIDERPEEVTDMQRTVKGEVIASTFDEPATRHVQVAEMVIEKAKRLVEHKRDVVILLDSVTRLGRAYNTVVPSSGKVLTGGVDANALQRPKRFFGAARNVEEGGSLSIIATALIDTGSRMDEVIFEEFKGTGNSEIVLDRKVADKRIFPAIDVLKSGTRKEELITPKDQLQKTYVLRRILNPMGASDAIEFLLDKLRQSKTNGDFFQSMNT